From the genome of Geothrix sp. 21YS21S-4, one region includes:
- a CDS encoding AmpG family muropeptide MFS transporter: protein MKPRQTSVLLLLGFASGLPLYLTGSTLKAWMTDENLSLATIGLFSFVTLPYSLKVFWAPFLDRYALPGLGRRRGWMLAMQVGMAAALGLLALTQPHLDLLRVVLLALAVAVTSATFDIAVDAWRAEALDAKHLGLGNSIHIAAYRVAMLVSGGLALILAQTFGWRSTYLVMAGLTLLGALGTWLATNTDAVAPAPRTLKEAISGPLKDLLQRKGIAYLLAFAVFYKLGDWLAESMTIPFLLRGMGFTKLEIGTVQKTTAMAAIIVGGLLGGWMLTRISLRKALWICGFVQAGSILGFWAISLLGRHLPLLVAANTLENLAYGMGGSAFAALLMGACNRRYTGTQYALFSALMALPRTVFGGLTGFMAEWYGWKLYFPVCAAAAIPGLLLLLLWDRWGLPEDDVV, encoded by the coding sequence CGCGTCGGGGCTGCCGCTCTATTTGACGGGCTCGACGCTGAAGGCGTGGATGACGGACGAGAACCTGAGCCTGGCGACCATCGGGCTGTTCAGCTTCGTGACGCTGCCCTACAGCCTGAAGGTGTTCTGGGCGCCTTTCCTGGATCGCTACGCCCTGCCGGGGCTGGGGCGGCGGCGGGGGTGGATGCTGGCCATGCAGGTGGGCATGGCGGCGGCCCTGGGGCTGTTGGCCCTGACCCAGCCCCACCTCGACCTCCTGCGCGTCGTGCTCCTGGCCTTGGCGGTGGCGGTCACCAGCGCCACCTTCGACATCGCCGTGGACGCGTGGCGGGCCGAGGCTCTGGATGCCAAGCACCTGGGCCTCGGCAACAGCATCCACATCGCCGCCTACCGCGTGGCGATGCTGGTGAGCGGCGGATTGGCGCTCATTCTGGCCCAGACCTTCGGCTGGCGGAGCACCTATCTGGTCATGGCCGGGCTCACGCTGCTCGGCGCCCTGGGCACCTGGCTGGCGACGAATACGGACGCGGTGGCTCCGGCGCCGCGGACCTTGAAGGAAGCCATTTCGGGCCCGCTGAAGGACCTGCTCCAGCGCAAGGGCATCGCCTACCTGCTGGCCTTCGCCGTGTTCTACAAGCTGGGCGACTGGTTGGCGGAATCCATGACCATCCCTTTTTTGCTGCGGGGGATGGGCTTCACCAAGCTGGAGATCGGCACCGTCCAGAAGACCACCGCCATGGCCGCCATCATCGTGGGTGGCCTTCTCGGCGGGTGGATGCTGACCCGCATCAGCCTGCGGAAGGCGCTGTGGATCTGCGGCTTCGTCCAGGCGGGCAGCATCCTGGGCTTCTGGGCCATCTCCCTCCTGGGGCGGCACCTGCCGCTGTTGGTGGCGGCGAACACGCTGGAGAACCTCGCCTACGGGATGGGCGGCAGCGCCTTCGCGGCCCTGCTGATGGGGGCCTGCAACCGCCGCTACACGGGCACCCAGTACGCCCTGTTCAGCGCTTTGATGGCCCTTCCGAGAACGGTGTTCGGCGGGCTCACGGGATTCATGGCCGAGTGGTACGGCTGGAAGCTCTACTTCCCCGTCTGCGCCGCCGCGGCGATTCCGGGGCTGCTCCTGCTGCTGCTATGGGACCGCTGGGGCCTGCCGGAGGACGACGTGGTCTGA
- a CDS encoding prolipoprotein diacylglyceryl transferase translates to MHPVLFEIGSFPLGTYGLLLAIAFFAGTALAKRQAKLDGLNPAAITDMAIAMLIAAIVGSKLLMVVVDLINGTPVREVFSVATLRAGGAIHGGIIAATATFFWKLRKGQGLPLRTTGDALVPGVALGQAIGRLGCFSAGCCYGTESHAPWATTFTDPIAHAFSGTPLGIPLHPVQLYNTLANLIVMAILLLARPKRAFQGQIFALYFLVEGLGRVITETWRGDVDRGTGWLGWAWLSTGRLTGLGFMLLGLGLWVFWSRRKQETA, encoded by the coding sequence ATGCATCCAGTTCTTTTCGAGATCGGTTCGTTTCCCCTCGGCACCTACGGGTTGCTGCTGGCGATCGCCTTCTTCGCGGGCACCGCCCTCGCCAAGCGCCAGGCGAAGCTGGACGGGCTGAATCCCGCCGCCATCACGGACATGGCCATCGCCATGCTCATCGCCGCCATCGTGGGCTCCAAGCTGCTGATGGTGGTGGTGGACCTGATCAACGGCACGCCCGTCCGCGAGGTGTTCTCCGTCGCCACCCTCCGCGCCGGCGGCGCCATCCACGGCGGAATCATCGCCGCCACGGCCACGTTCTTCTGGAAGCTCCGCAAGGGCCAGGGACTGCCGCTCCGGACCACCGGCGACGCCCTGGTGCCCGGCGTCGCCCTGGGCCAGGCCATCGGCCGCCTGGGCTGCTTCTCCGCCGGCTGTTGCTACGGGACGGAAAGCCACGCCCCCTGGGCCACGACGTTCACCGATCCCATCGCCCACGCCTTCAGCGGGACGCCCTTGGGCATCCCGCTCCATCCCGTCCAGCTCTACAACACCCTCGCCAACCTGATCGTGATGGCCATCCTCCTGCTGGCCCGCCCCAAGCGGGCCTTCCAGGGGCAGATCTTCGCCCTGTACTTCCTCGTGGAGGGGCTGGGGCGCGTGATCACCGAGACCTGGCGCGGGGACGTGGACCGGGGCACGGGCTGGCTGGGCTGGGCGTGGCTCAGCACGGGCCGCCTGACGGGCCTCGGCTTCATGCTGCTGGGCCTGGGGCTGTGGGTGTTCTGGAGCCGCCGCAAGCAGGAGACCGCATGA
- a CDS encoding RluA family pseudouridine synthase, with amino-acid sequence MIRLVAETGAPRLDRFLADRFSEVPRARWDIHVRAELVKVNGQPVSKGGTKLRPGDVVETDLPVITAPAAHLEAEDLELPTLFEDGHLWIVDKPSGMVVHPGPGHAGGTVVNALLHRLQTPVAAIAGEEGSEGEDAEELASGWPGLVHRLDRYTTGCLCLAKTAEAQRGIQAQFKARTVEKRYLALVRHSPRLPTLGSLLVDEPIARHKQDRLRMVVAAGGRPAQTRLRVLARTTSAALVECELLTGRTHQIRVHLAHLRAPLMGDPLYGGPGRWKDTAGGALLLPHPALHAWKLSVDHPVTGLRIHGEAPIPDAFRALAASLGLEIPL; translated from the coding sequence ATGATCCGCCTCGTCGCCGAAACCGGCGCCCCCCGCCTGGACCGGTTTCTCGCCGACCGCTTTTCCGAAGTGCCCCGCGCCCGCTGGGACATCCACGTGCGCGCGGAACTGGTGAAGGTCAACGGCCAGCCCGTGTCCAAGGGCGGAACGAAACTGCGCCCCGGCGACGTCGTGGAGACCGACCTGCCCGTGATCACCGCGCCCGCAGCCCACCTGGAGGCCGAGGATCTCGAACTGCCCACCCTGTTCGAGGACGGCCACCTGTGGATCGTGGACAAGCCCTCGGGCATGGTGGTCCATCCCGGCCCCGGCCACGCCGGCGGCACCGTGGTGAACGCCCTGCTCCACCGCCTTCAGACGCCCGTCGCCGCGATCGCCGGCGAAGAGGGAAGCGAAGGGGAGGACGCGGAGGAACTGGCCTCGGGCTGGCCGGGCCTCGTCCACCGCCTGGACCGCTATACCACGGGCTGCCTCTGCCTCGCGAAGACCGCCGAGGCCCAGCGCGGCATCCAGGCGCAGTTCAAGGCCCGCACGGTGGAGAAGCGCTATCTGGCGCTGGTCCGCCATTCGCCCCGCCTGCCCACCTTGGGCAGCCTGCTGGTGGACGAACCCATCGCCCGCCACAAGCAGGATCGCCTCCGGATGGTGGTGGCCGCGGGCGGACGCCCCGCCCAGACCCGCCTCCGCGTCCTGGCCCGCACCACCAGCGCGGCCCTCGTGGAATGCGAACTGCTGACGGGCCGTACCCACCAGATCCGCGTCCACCTCGCCCACCTTCGCGCGCCCCTGATGGGGGATCCCCTCTATGGCGGCCCCGGCCGCTGGAAGGATACGGCGGGCGGCGCCCTGCTCCTGCCCCATCCCGCGCTCCACGCCTGGAAGCTGTCCGTGGACCACCCCGTCACCGGCCTCCGCATCCACGGCGAGGCGCCCATTCCCGACGCCTTCCGCGCCCTCGCGGCCTCGCTGGGGCTGGAGATCCCGCTCTAA